A window of the Brassica napus cultivar Da-Ae chromosome C5, Da-Ae, whole genome shotgun sequence genome harbors these coding sequences:
- the LOC106407511 gene encoding actin-related protein 2/3 complex subunit 2A, whose protein sequence is MMLQSHSRFLLQTLLTRAQNLDKAVELDYQWIEFDDVRYHVQVTIKNPNILLLSVSLPNPPPEAMSFDGLPLGAIEAIKTTYGTGFQILDPPRDGFSLTLKLNFSKVRPDEAYRNSLLTKLASIREVVMGAPLKIILKHLASRTVAPELDRLVAIMHRPNETFFLVPQADKVTVAFPMRFKDSVDTILATSFLKQFVEARRAASLSSAPSCSWSPTAPQELEGAPKETLSANAGFVTFVIMPRHVEGEKLDPTVWNLSTFHAYVSYHVKCSEGFMHTRMRRRVESMIQALDQAKPLEKTRSMNNKSFKRLGLNDANHTTSK, encoded by the exons ATGATGTTGCAGTCGCATTCGAGGTTTCTCCTTCAGACGCTGTTGACGCGTGCTCAGAA TCTTGATAAAGCAGTGGAGCTAGATTATCAATGGATCGAATTCGATGATGTTCGTTACCATGTTCAG GTGACAATTAAGAATCCAAACATATTGTTGCTATCGGTTTCGTTACCAAACCCACCACCTGAAGCAATGTCCTTCGATGGACTTCCACTGGGAGCTATCGAAGCTATTAAAACCACTTACGGCACGGGGTTTCAGATCCTTGACCCTCCTAGAGATGGTTTTAGTCTTACCCTCAAGCTCAACTTCTCTAAAGTTCGTCCAGATGAAG CGTACAGAAACTCGTTATTAACGAAGCTAGCTTCCATTAGAGAAGTGGTGATGGGTGCGCCGTTAAAGATCATTTTGAAACATCTAGCTTCAAGGACGGTTGCCCCTGAGCTGGATAGGCTTGTAGCAATCATGCATAGACCTAACGAGACATTTTTCCTCGTGCCTCAG GCTGATAAAGTCACAGTGGcttttcctatgagatttaaagATTCTGTAGACACAATTCTTGCGACTTCTTTCTTAAAG CAATTTGTAGAGGCGAGGCGTGCGGCGTCGCTTAGTAGTGCTCCTTCTTGCTCTTGGTCTCCAACCGCACCCCAGGAACTGGAAGGAGCTCCTAAAGAAACACTCTCTGCTAATGCCGGTTTTGTAACTTTTG TCATAATGCCTCGGCATGTGGAGGGAGAAAAGCTTGATCCTACTGTATGGAATTTGTCAACCTTTCATGCTTATGTTAGTTACCACGTCAAG TGCTCAGAGGGTTTTATGCACACCAGGATGCGGCGTCGCGTGGAGTCTATGATTCAG GCTCTAGATCAAGCTAAGCCATTGGAGAAAACAAGATCCATGAACAACAAGTCATTTAAACGGCTA GGACTCAACGATGCCAACCACACCACTTCCAAGTAG